A genomic stretch from Thermococcus sp. MV5 includes:
- a CDS encoding DUF2110 family protein yields the protein MEIVILEKIYGDRSGFEKLNRKLKSLIGDLEISWKVGITQRQWAKISLEGEDEEVSTNLIREEFGEIPYKLSAVEEGRICKGRFVDLGKIGYGVYVDIGIFSPVPKDALIPLYYLKSTFGEKPVRRMIREFGWIDYLPVEVEVKKVEFGTREIEVEFTKKQLAKINKWLNDGHDKIFIAGTVSENVEKALIETGHSRDVIRLEELGLMETLLVLKKDTQAPGIIKEIGPYLKPAVFGAIKFPSDYL from the coding sequence ATGGAGATAGTTATTCTTGAAAAAATTTATGGAGATCGAAGCGGTTTTGAAAAACTTAATAGGAAGCTTAAATCTCTTATTGGAGATTTAGAAATCTCTTGGAAAGTAGGTATAACCCAAAGACAATGGGCAAAAATATCTCTAGAAGGAGAAGATGAGGAGGTTTCTACAAACCTCATCAGGGAGGAATTTGGAGAAATTCCCTACAAACTCAGTGCTGTTGAAGAAGGGAGAATATGTAAAGGCCGTTTCGTCGACCTAGGAAAAATAGGGTATGGTGTTTATGTTGATATAGGGATTTTCTCGCCTGTTCCAAAAGACGCTCTCATTCCACTTTACTACCTCAAATCCACCTTTGGAGAAAAACCCGTTAGGCGGATGATAAGAGAATTTGGGTGGATAGATTATCTTCCAGTTGAAGTCGAGGTAAAGAAGGTAGAATTTGGAACAAGAGAAATTGAGGTAGAATTTACAAAAAAACAGCTCGCAAAGATAAATAAATGGTTGAATGACGGCCACGACAAGATTTTTATTGCTGGGACAGTGAGTGAGAATGTTGAAAAAGCTCTCATTGAAACAGGCCATTCACGAGATGTAATACGTTTAGAAGAACTTGGATTAATGGAGACTTTACTAGTTCTCAAAAAAGATACTCAAGCCCCAGGAATAATAAAAGAGATTGGGCCATATTTAAAACCGGCAGTGTTCGGGGCGATAAAATTCCCAAGCGATTATCTTTAA
- a CDS encoding Mrp/NBP35 family ATP-binding protein, whose translation MTIKTPATFNVPGLGTDPLTQRIKEKEKQWRFRIAVLSGKGGVGKSTVAVNLAAALAKQGYFVGVLDADVHGPNIAKMLGVEKAEILAEKFEDGHFEMIPPMNDFFGQTTPIKVMSMGFMVPDDQPIIWRGALVTKAIKQLLGDVKWGTLDFMIVDFPPGTGDQILTVTQTLSLDAAIIVTTPQEVALLDTGKAANMMKQMEVPYVAVVENMSYLICPHCGNKIDLFGEGGGEKLAEKEGVDFLGKVPIDLKAREASDNGTPIVLFEDTPAAKAFMEIAQKLAIRLEKEKGDD comes from the coding sequence ATGACGATAAAAACTCCTGCCACTTTTAATGTTCCAGGTCTAGGCACCGACCCTCTCACACAAAGAATTAAGGAGAAGGAGAAACAGTGGAGGTTTAGAATAGCAGTTTTAAGTGGCAAAGGTGGTGTTGGTAAATCAACAGTGGCCGTGAATTTAGCAGCAGCTCTCGCAAAGCAGGGATATTTTGTGGGGGTTCTTGATGCTGATGTGCATGGTCCAAATATTGCCAAAATGCTTGGAGTTGAAAAAGCTGAAATTCTAGCCGAAAAGTTTGAAGATGGACATTTTGAGATGATACCCCCAATGAATGACTTTTTTGGACAAACAACTCCAATTAAAGTAATGAGCATGGGTTTTATGGTGCCTGATGATCAACCTATTATCTGGAGAGGAGCATTGGTTACAAAGGCCATTAAACAACTTCTCGGAGATGTTAAGTGGGGAACTTTAGATTTCATGATAGTAGATTTCCCACCCGGAACTGGAGACCAAATTTTGACAGTTACTCAAACATTAAGTCTAGATGCTGCTATAATAGTTACCACTCCTCAAGAAGTGGCGTTGCTTGACACTGGAAAAGCGGCAAATATGATGAAGCAGATGGAAGTTCCTTATGTAGCTGTTGTTGAAAACATGAGTTACTTAATATGTCCCCATTGTGGAAATAAGATTGATCTCTTTGGAGAAGGTGGTGGAGAAAAGCTTGCAGAAAAAGAAGGAGTAGACTTTCTTGGAAAGGTTCCTATTGATCTTAAGGCAAGAGAGGCAAGTGACAATGGTACCCCCATAGTGCTTTTTGAAGATACACCAGCAGCAAAAGCGTTTATGGAAATTGCTCAAAAACTTGCTATAAGGTTGGAGAAAGAGAAGGGTGATGATTAG